The nucleotide window CACGGAATCACACGGTTACAGGCGAGAGTGCCCGATCAAGTGCGGCCCCGAGCGTGGTTAAGGTGACCGGCTTCGCCAGCACCGCTACGGCCCCACGGCCGTACAGTTCGCCCTCGGCGTACTCGCCGGGGTGACCGGTCAGGAACGCACACTGGATCGCGGGATCGAACGCCCGTAGAGCGTCCAACGTCGCCGGTCCGTCCATCCCGGGCATCCTCACATCGAGCAAGGCGGCCGTCGGGTTGCGTTCGGCCGCGAGCGCCACCGCCTCGGCACCGCACGTGGCCACGAGAGCCGTGTGCCCCAAATGCGTGACCATCAGTGAAACGACCGCACGCACCGCGGGGTCATCGTCCACGACGAGCACGAGCGAGCCCACCGGTGCCAACATGATCCCCTCCCTGCCGCCAGTTTGAGCCGGAATCCTCCGACGAAGATCGCATCCTATTGCAACTCACGTGCCGGGTGTCTCAAGCGTCAGCCGCGCAGCGAAGCCCTGTCCCCAGCGTTCAGAAGACAGGTACGTCAAGTCAGCCCAGTCAGTGAAATGGTCTGGCGCTCGGTCGCCGCGTTAATAAATGATTGCAACGGCATGGGCAAAGATGTGAGCAGAGCAGATTCAAAAACACAATTTTTCGTCTCCACAATCCGATCGTGCAGATTGTGCAGATTACGCAGGTTAATAATCAGCCGGACAAACGACAACCGCTCAATGCCAGCCGGGGTTGCGAGTCGAAAGGGCCCTGGCCGTTGATAACAGCGCCAGGCGCCACGGGCAGTCCCGCCTCAGAGCGGGGCTGCGGCCCTCCGTCGCGACCGACACAAGCTCACTTTTTCCTGAACTCTTGGCGCATGTTGCGCACGTTCTGCTGCATCGCGATGGGCAGCTTCGAGCGGAGCAGGTTGGCGCCGTCGAACCACCCAGTCGGCTCGGCGAAGATCACGTGCTGCTCAACGAACACGGCCCCGGCCGGTTCGGCCAGCTTCGTGATCTTCAGGTACATCGCGGCACCGCCCCAGGGGTTCGCCGGCCCCGGCTTGTCGCCGCCCAGCGCGCGCCACTGGTTCGGAAACTCCTTGTCGCCCGCGAACCGCGGGTCGATCTCCGCCGCCGCCACCATCGAGTCCGCGTTACGGCTCCAGACCGCGTGCCCGGTGCCGGTCAGCCGCACTTTTTCCAAGAAGTCGAACTCGAACGTGCCGTACCCCTCGCGCTTCTCATCGCCCTTCTTGACCTCGATCTTCCGCTTGGCCAAGTCTTCGGGCTTCAGCGGCCCGCCCTTCCCGCCCCCGCTGCTCTTGCCGGCGTTCATGAGGCGGTCCAAAAACTTGTCGTCCTGCAGGCGCTTGAAATCGCCGTAGGCGATGAACCACACGTCCACCCCACGGGCCGGCGCCTTCGGGTCCCCCGGCTTGACGTCGCGGATGCGCAGCAGTTGCGGCGCCACCAGCGAGTCGCGTGCGAACTCGTCGTAACTGTAGTCGTTACCGATCAGCCCCTTGATGATCTCCTTCTGCTTGGCCCCGGAGAGCCCGTCGGCCATCGTCGGCGCCGGGAACTTGGCCGTCGCCCCGCCGCCGATGTCCAGACCGGTCTCAGTCAGCCGCTTGAACAGCGGGTTCTGCCCGTCGTGCGCGTCGGTTGGGGGTTGGGCGGGCGCCGCGGTGAGGGCCGCGAGGAGGAGAGCGTGCATGGAGTGAATCGTCCTTGGGAATTCAGGGGCGATGTCCGGCGGTCAACTTCCGCAAAGCAACTTCGAGCGAGCGTGCTTCGTCCGGGGCGAACCGGGTCTGGGCCGCCCGCTCGCGCAGTTCGGGCGGGAGCACAATCTCTAACCGGTGCGGCGGCAGCTTGTCCACCGCGAATGACAGGTCCGAGGGGCGCGGTCCGCTGAACTCCTTCGGATCCGGTATCAGTTCCGCCCGATCAACGCAGTTCGGTTCGAGCTGCACCACCCGCGTTAGATCGCTGCACTCGCCGCTTTCGGCCCCGAGCACCCACAGCAGCACATCCAGTGCCCCCGTGCCCGTGTCCGCCAACAGCGCGTAGCGATATCGAACCATCCGGTTACGGTCGCCGCACCGAACGATAACAGGGGTATCGAGCAAAGCAAAGGACGGGCCGCGGACCGGGATTACCGCTTGCCCTTGAATCTTGTACCCGGTGTCGAGCACCTGGCGTTTGATCCAGTCCATCTTGACCCCGTGCCCGAGCGCCGTCTCCGACGTGACCACGGTGTCCCCGTTCGTGCCTTGGGCTCCCAACCCGAGCCCGATCGCGCGCAGCCGATACGGAGCGGCCGGGCCGGTCGACTCGCGCGTCACGTCCGCGGCGAACGCGGTGAACATCCACCCGGCCATGCGCACGGTCAGGTCGCGACCGATGAGCGGCGCCGCGGGCACGCGGGCCTTCTCGCTTTCGCGGACCCGCGGAAGGCTCTTGACGACGAGGTGCGACCAACCCTTGGGCGGCCCCTGTTCCACAACCGTGCCCGGGGCAATCATCTCCGGCGGACCGGCGGTCACGTCGTAATCGCCGGCCCACGCTGGCGGCGCGGCCGGCGGTTGCCCGAGTTGCGTCGCCAAGCCGGCGGCCAGGAGTGCCGACACCGCGAGAGCGCTCGCCGCCAGAATCACCTTCCGAACGCGCACATCGAACCTCCTGTTCCGGAGCGGTGTAGAGGATAGAATCGTTTCCGGCCGCTGGAAAGCAAATCGTGACCGGTCGTCACATTTTCAGATTCGGTCGAATGCGTTCCGGCCTGAGTCTGGTCGCGCGGATTCTTGACCGGCGTGACTTGGCCCAACCTTATTATTCGCGCAAAAACAAAACAAATTCTATCTCAGGCCTGAATTTTGCTGTCACAGCGGATAAGGCGATCCTAAAAACTCGATTAGGAGTACAAATTCCTCTGGACCAGGGTTTGGTGGGCCGACAAAATGCGGGTGTCGACTGATTTTCAGTGAAAGCCGAATCGCGTCAAACGCGAATTGGTCCCCCTCCGACCCGAGGCTTCCATGAACCGCGCCCGTCTGTCCCTGTTCGCTCTTGAGAACCGTGAGAACCCGAGCGGCCCGACCCCGATCGACCCGATCGGTCTACCGGGGCCGGCCCCGACCGAGCCGCCGCCCCCGCCGCCTCCCACCACACCGGCCATCATTGACATCGGCATCGCGGTCGGAACGACCATTATCAACACGATCCCGACCACCCCGCCGGACGACGTCAACAGCATCACCAAGGGCTCGACCGATCCGTACATCCTGCCGTAAGTGGCCGGCTCAGTGCGCGCAAAAAAGCCCCGCGGCCCGCGACCGGATGCATCCGGTCGCGGGCCGCGGGGCTTTCGGTTCAGGTAACCGCTACCTGAACAAGTTCTCCGCAGCCGAATAAACGGCCTGGAATTCGGGTTGCGTGCGGAGCGGGATGAGGTCCGGGTCGGCGGCGAGTTGGTTCAGCCCGGTGAACCCCTCCCGTATCGCCCGGCGCAACAGTTTGAGTGCTTCCAGCCGGTCGGCGGGCTCTTCCACCGAGGTCAGGGAGTACACGCACGCGGCCTGGTACAGAACGGCGGCGTCATTAGAGAGCAACCGCGCCTGCTCGATCTCTTTGTGAGCGTCGGTCCGGCGCCCGAGCCGGGCCAGGATGATGGCGTGCCCGGCTCGCCCCGGTGCGAAATCGGGGCTCAGTTCGACGACCCGCTTCGTCACCACCAGCGCGCCCGCCGGGTCTTTCAACCGGTCCGCCAGAATGTGCGCCTGATTCTGGAGCGCGACCACCGACCGCGGGTTCAGCGCCGCGGCCTTGCGCAGATCGGCCAACGCGCCTTTCGGGTCTTCGTCTCTCCGCCCCCAGCCGCGGACGAGGTAATCCATCTCCGTCTTCGGCTCGAGCGCCTGGGCGGCCGTCCGGTCGGCTGTCGCGCCGGCGGGGTCGAACGCTTGACGGGAGGTGGCGCGCAGCAGGAGCAACTGGAACTCCGAACTGCCGCGGTCCAGAGCGGCCGTGTAATCTGCGACGGACTCTTCGAACTTCGCCCGCACCGCAGCCGCCTTCGACGCGAACGGCTCGTCCCGCTTGGCCAGGCGGAACCGGACCAGCCCGCGGTTCCGGTACGACTCGGCGTGCCCGGGGTCGAGCGCCAGCGCTTTGGTGAACTCCGCCTCCGCGAGTTCCGGCTTGGTCCGCAGCCCGTAAATCAGCCCACGGCCGAACAGCGGACGCGGGTCCTTGGGGAGCAGCGCCCGGGCCACGTCGTAGCGCTCGAGGGCGCGGGCGTAGTGCCCTTGCTGGTGGAGGCTGTACGCAAGACAGAACTGGGCCGCCCCGTGGGCCGGTTGCTCGCCAACGAGCGCTTCGAGCAACGGCACCGCCGTCGCGTACCGCCCGACCCGAAGTGCGAACGCGGCCTCGAGGAAGGCCCCGCGCGTGCCGGACACCGCCAGCGGCGCGGGCAGATCCGCGGTCCGCACCTCTTCGCCCACACGAGGGGCAATCAGCGCGGCCTGCCGCTCGATCGCCGGAGGCACCTCGTCCGGCACGAAGCAGTCGCGGGCGGCACGGTTCAGCTTCCACGCGTCCTCCGCCCGCTGCCGGCGCTCGGATTCCGGCAGGGCGTCCGTTTCGGACCACTTCACCTGCGCCAGCAGGAACATCAGCTCGCCGAGGTCGCCGGCGAGCGTCGCGCGTTCGGCCTCCGTCAGCCGCCGCACGCCCGGCCGGCTCTGCCACTCCGGGACGTCGCACCCGTAAGCCGCGACCAGTTCCTCGGTCCGTTTTACCCCCCGGGCGGTCGCACTCGGGTCGCCGACTAAAGTGAGGTCGAGTCGGGCCGCGTCGAGTGCCGCGCGGGCGGCGCGGGCCTGTTCCACCGCCCCGGCCCGCGCGTTGCCTTCGGCCCGCTGGTGGACGGCGCCCCCGAGCCCGAGGGCCAAACCGATCAGGCACGCGACCATCAGGCGCACCACCAGTCCGGGGTTGCGCCGCCGCCACTTCCCGAACCGCTCGGCCGCCGACGACTCGCGGGCGTAGGCGAGCGGCAGGTCGTTCAGGTGCCGGTCCAGGTCGGCGCACAGCTCGTTGGCGGTCTGGTACCGGTCCGCCGGGGCGGGCGCGAGCAGCTTGTGAACGATCGCCTCGACCGCCGGGCTCACCTCGGGGTTGCGCGCGCGGAGCGAGGGCAGCGGCCGGAGCCGCGCGGCGAGCTGCTCCTCGATCACCTTCGGCCCGCGTGTGCCCGACGCGAACGGCAGCTCGCCCGTCAGCATCTCGAAAGCCATCGCGCCCAGTCCGTACAGGTCGGTGCGGTCGTCGAGCGCACCGGTCCCGCGGGTCCGCATGTTGTGGAGCTGCTCGGGCGCCATATACGGCATGGTCCCGCCGACCACATCGCGGTCCGGCCGGGTGGCGTCGAACGCCAAGTTGAAGTCGAGCAACATGGGCTCGCCGGTGTCCGCGAGCAGCACGTTGGCCGGTTTGATGTCCAGGTGCAGGATGCGCCGCTGGTGCGCGTGGCTGAGCCCCGCGGCGAGCTGTGCGAGGGCATGAACCACCGCACGGGGGTCCCCGACGATGGGCGGCGGGCCGTCCGCGGCCCAGGTCCACGCGGGCAAACGCGGCGCCGCCGTCCGCCCGTCAGACCCCGATCCCCGGTTGTCCCCGACGGTGGTTCGCGCGGCCCGGGTGCCGGACGTCTTGCGGCCGGCGCCCCGCGAGGACCGGTCCGCACGGTGCGCCCGGAGCAAATCGGCAATAGTGACCTTGCCCAGGAACGGCATGCAAATGAGCTGAACGCCCTGATCCGCGTGGACGGAATACACGGGCACGATGTTGGTGTGCTGGAGCCGGGCCAGGCGCTCGGCCTCGTGGGTCGGGCGCTGGGTGACCTTGAGCGCGACCTCGCGGCCGGCGAGCGCCTGCTGCCGGGCCAGGTACACCCGGGCGAACGCGCCGCGCCCGAGTTCGCCGACCAACTCGAACCCGCACAGCGTGTCCCCGACCCGCGGGGGGCGCCGGCCCCCGGCCGACAACCCGCCACGGTCCGAATCGTCCCAATCGGACCACAGGGACCCGGACAGGCTCGGCGCACCCGAGAACGACGAAACGAAGAGCGGCCCCACCGAACCGCGCGGGGCGGGCGTCAGGACAGGCGGAGCCGCCGCCGGCAGGTGCGCGGTCGGCAGATCCGTACCGTCGGACTCGAACGCGGGTTCGCCGCGCGGTTCGGCGTTCGGAAGGATCCTTGTGGGATGCACGGCGCTCCTTGAACGGTAGCGGTTCTGTGTACGACACAAAAACCGGCAGCTCCCGGGCGACTGGAGCGATTGTGCAATCTGTAACAAACTCAACCGATATCTGGCTCTAGGACGCAAATGCCTCCAGAAAGAAGAAATTTCGGGGTTTTCCGTACCGCGGTGTCAGACGAGAGTTGAAAGCGCTTCTTAACTTCTACCAGATCCAAAGTCGATTGCCCGAGTGTATTTGCGCACTACACCCGGAGGCAAAAATTCCGCAGCTCGCACGAAAGAAGTGTACCCCTCGCATTACGAACACGCGCGGCCGTTCCAGGGCTACAGAGGTCGGTCAATGGCCTCGCGCACGGCGCGCGTGAGCGCGGTAGCCGTGAACGGTTTGGCGAGTAAAGTGGCGGTCGCCTGTGCCAGGCCCCGTTCAACCAGCGCGTCCTCCGAGTACCCCGATACGAATAGCACCCGCACCCCCGGGCGCAGCGCGCGGACCCGCTCGGCCAGCACGCCCCCGCTCATCTCGGGCATCACCACATCGGTGAGGAGCAGATGCACCGGGCGGTTCGCGGCGGCCAGCAGTTCGAGCGCTTCGGCACCGGACCCGGCGTCGAGGACCGCGTACCCCTTCTGCGACAGCAACAGGGTGACCACCCGGCGCACGCCGGGATCGTCGTCGACGACCAGCACCGTTTCGGTGCCCCGGTCCGGGCTGACCGCAGTCGCCGCTTCCGGCGTGGGGGCCGTCACCGGCAAGAACACGCGAAACGTTGTGCCACGGCCGAGAGCGCTCTCCACCGTAATATCGCCGCCGGTCTGCTTGATGACCCCATAGACGGTCGAAAGGCCGAGTCCGGAGCTTTGCGGCCCCTTGGTGGTGAAAAACGGCTCAAAGATCCGTTCCCGCACCTCGTCGCTCATCCCCTCCCCGGTGTCCGCCATTTCGAGCACCGCGTACTCCCCAGGCGGTAGCCCCGGAATCGGCCCCGGCGCCCCGCCGACCCGCACGGGCGCGGTCCGCGCGGTAAGCGTCCCTCCGGCCGGCATCGCGTCACGGGCGTTGAGCGCCAGGTTCATCACCACCTGCGTGAGCTGGGCGGGGTCGGCCGTGACCAGCCCCAGGCGCGGGTCCGGCTCGGTCACGTACTCGACGTGCGCGCCGACGAGCCGGCGCACCATTCCGGCGGTGTCTCGGAGAACGGTGTTCAGGCTCAAGACGCACGGGAGCAGGGTCTGCTTGCGGCTGAACGCCAGGATCTGCCGCGTCAGGCCCGCGGCCCGCTCGCTCGCGGCCTTCACCTCCAGCAGGTGCGCGCGGGCGTCGGCCGGGTGCAGGGCGTCCGAGAGGATCAGGTCGCTGAACCCCGCGATCACGGTCATGATGTTGTTGAAGTCGTGGGCGATCCCGCCCGCGAGCCGGCCCACGGCCTCCATCTTGGCCGCCTGCCTCAGGTGCTCCTCCATCCGGCGGCGCTCGGTCGCGTCCCGGAACACCAACACCGCCCCCGAGACGTGACCGTCCGGGCCGCAGATCGGGGCGGCGCTGTCGTCGACCGGCAGCGCCGCCCCGTCCCGGCGGATCAGGACCGTGCCTTCGGCGAGCGCGGCCGGCCGACCGGTGCTCAGCGCGTCCAGCGCCGGGTTGGCGACCGGCTCCCGGGTCCGCTCGGCCGCCACCGGGAACACCTCCGCCACCGGGAGCCCGACGGCCCCGGCCGCGGGCCAGCCGGTGAGCCGCTCGGCGAGCGCGTTCATGAACCGCACCCGGCCCGCCTCGTCGGTCGCGATCACCCCGTCCCCGATGCTCCCCAGGGTGGCCGCCAGCCACCGCTCGTTCTCGCGCAGCCGGCGCTCCATCTTGTGCTTGTACAGGGCCATCTCCAGCGCGGTCTGGAGGTCCCGGTCCTCGTACGGCTTGAGCACGTACCCGAACGGCTCGGTGACCTTGGCGCGGCGCAGGGTCTCCGGGTCCGAGTTGGCGGTCAGGTACACCACCGGCAGGTCGAACTGGCCGCGCACCCGGGCCGCCGCCTCGATCCCGTCCATGTCCCCTTCGAGCCGGATGTCCATGAGCACCAGGTCGGGGCGCAGCGCCGCCACCCGCTCCAGCGCTTCGGCGCCGCTCGCGGCCAGCCCGGCCACCGCGTACCCCATGCTGGTGAGCCGCTTCTGGATGCCGAGCGCGATGATCCGCTCGTCCTCGACGACGAGCACACTGGCCGGTGACATGGTTGCTCTCTGACGGTGCCTACCCGCGGGCCGGGAACTGAACGGTCACGCGCGTTCCGGGGCCGGGTCCCAGTTCGACCGCGCCGCGCAGCTGCGCCGCCAGCGTGCTCACGAGCTGGAGCCCGAACGAGGGCGCGTTCTCAATGTCGAACCCGGCGGGCATCCCGACCCCATCATCGGCGACTGTCAGAACGAACGCCCCGGCCCCAGCGCGAACGAGCGACACCTGAATGTTACCACGCGGCCGCCCCGCGAACGCGTACTTTAAGCAATTCGAGACGAGTTCGTTGACCAACAGCCCGCACGGGATCGCGAGATCCAGCGGGAGCGGCGGCGCGGACACGGTCAGCTCCAACCGGACCGCCTCGTCGTCGGCCCGGTACGCGCGGAACAGGTCCTCCGCCAGCCCGCGCAGGTACGGCCCGAACTCGACGGCCGCGAGGTTCTCGGACCGGTACAGCCGCTCGTGGATCAGCGACATGGACCGGACCCGGCCCCGGCTCTCGCGGAACGCGGCCACCGCCGCCGGGTCGGTCAGCCCGTCGCACTGGAGCTCGAGCAGCGTGGAGATGATCTGGAGGTTGTTCTTCACCCGGTGGTGGATCTCCTTGAGCATCACCTCCTTCTCGCGAACCGAGGCGCGGAGCCGGTCGTTGGCCTCGCGGACGGCGGTCACGTCGTGGAACGAGGTGACCACCGCGGCCCCGGTCGGCTGCGGGCCGGCCAGCGGGACCGCGTTGACCGAGACCCACCGCGGCGCGCCAGCCGGGGTGTAAACGCCCATCAGCGTGTTGAACTGCGGCCGCCCGGTGCGGAGCACGGCCAGCGCGGGGTGCTCCTCCCCGGGGAACGGCGAGCCGTCCTCGCGGACCGCTTGCCACCGCGGGTCCCGCGAGGTGCGCCCGACCATCTGTTCGCGGGTCAGCCCGAGGATCTCGGCGGCGCGGTCGTTGCACGCCACGATCGCGCCGCCGCGGTCCTGCACCACCACCCCCTCGGCCAGCGCCTGCACCACCGTGCGGTACTGCTCCTCGCTGGCGCGCAGGGCGGCCTCGGCCCGCTTCCGCTCGGTCACGTCGGTGGCGATCCCACAAATGGCGTACGGCCGCCCGTCCGACCCGAACAGCGGGAACTGGATCGTTAGCATGGTCACCGCCCGGCCGTCCGGGAGGGTCGCGTGCTCCTCCACCTCCTGCGCCCGCATCGCCGCGCGGGCGCCCCGGTCGCTCGCCTCGAACCGGTCCGCCAGGTCCGGGGGGAACAGCTCGCGGGCGGTCCGCCCGACCCACGCCTCGGGCGGCAGCCCGAGCAGCTCGCACCCGCGCCGGTTGACGAACTGGTACCGCCCGTCCAGGTCCTTCAGGTACACGACCGCGGGCGAGTGGTCGAGGATGCTGCGGGACCGCTCCTCGCTCTCCCGGCGCCGCTCCTCGGCGAGCCGCCGGTCGGTCACGTCGGTGTGGGACACCACCACCGCCCCGCGCCCGTGCCGCAGCGGGGCGACGTTCATCAGGAACCAGCGCCGCGCGGCCCGGGTGTGGCACGAGTAGTCGAAACTGGCCCGCTCGGCCCGCCCGTCCAGAACCTGGCGGATCAGCTCGGCGGCCGCGGCCGCGTCGGCGCAGCCGGCCGCGGCGCTGCGCGCGCACACGTCGAGGTAGTTGGTGCCCAGCCCGCTGTGCGGCCCCCGCCCGTCCGGCCGCCGCGCGCCCTCGGCGGTGGCGCGCCACGCGTGGTTCACGGCGATCAGCTCGCCGCTCCGGTCGAGTACCGCGATGTGCGCCGGCATCGCGTCCAGCACCCCCTGGATGAACGCGGCCTGCTCCCGCAGCTCCGTCTCGGCCCGCTTCCGCTCGGTAATGTCTTTGATCTGAGACACGAAGTACAGCGGCTCCCCGCGGGCGCCCCGCACCAGCGACACAGCCAGCAGCGCGTGGATCGTGTGCCCGCCCTTGTGGATGTACCGCTTCTCCATCTGGTAAGCGGCCAGGGCGCCGCTCAGCACCTGCTCGACCTGCGCGACATCGGCGCTCAAGTCGTCCGGGTGGGTGATCGTCTGGAAGTCGGTCGCGAGCAACTCGCCGGGTTCGTACCCGAGCATCTGACACAGGGCCTGGTTCGCCTTGAGCCACCGGCCCTCGGGGGACACCAGCGCGATGCCGATGGGCGCGTGGTCGAACGCCCCGCGGAACCGCGCCTCGCTCTCGCGGAGCGCCTCGTCGGCCCGCACCCGCGCGGTGACGACCTGAGTGAACATGATAAGGCCGCCGACCTCGCCGCCGGCGGCGCGCCACGGGCGGCACTCCCACTGGAGCCACTCTACGGCCCCGTCGGCCCGCGGGAACGGCTCCTCGGGGCACGCCTCGACCGCCCCGGCCAGCACCCGGCGGTGGACCGCCTTCCACCGCTCCGGGGCGTCCGGGAACACGTCGTAGTGGGACCGCCCGATGATGTCCCGGTCGCTCAGCTTGTAATCGGTGAGCCACCGGTCGCTGGCCTGCACGTACCGCATGCCGGCGTCCAGCATGGCGATCGCCGCCGGCGCGTGCTTGATGAACTGGCGGAGCAGCGCCTCGGTGGCGGCCAGTTCCTCGGCGGCCCGCCGGATCGCGGTGATGTCGCGCCCCTCGGGGATCAGCAGCCGCACGGCCCCGGTGTGGTCGCAGAACGGCTTGAGCGAGAAGTCCACCCGGATCGGGGCGCCGTCCGCCGCGGCGTGCGTGGCCTCGAACCGGATCGTCTCGCCGCCCGCGGCGCGGGCGACCGCGTCCCGGAGCCGGGCCTGTTGCTCCGGATCGTGCGCCCACCACGCGGTGTCCCAAAACGGCTTGCCGATCACGTCGGCGTCGGACAGCCCGGCGGCGGCCAGCGCGGTCCGGTTGGCCTCGAGCAGCGTGCCGTCGGTGGACATCAGCCCGATGAACTGGAACGACTGGTCGAAGATCGCCCGGAACCGCGCCTCGCTCTCGCGGAGCGCGGCCTCGGACCGCCGCGCCGCGCTCACGTCCCGGATCACGATCACCCCGCCCTCGATCCCGTTGGGGCCGACCACCGGGCGCCCGGTCACGCTCACAGGCACCCCGTCCG belongs to Gemmata obscuriglobus and includes:
- a CDS encoding hybrid sensor histidine kinase/response regulator, with the translated sequence MSPASVLVVEDERIIALGIQKRLTSMGYAVAGLAASGAEALERVAALRPDLVLMDIRLEGDMDGIEAAARVRGQFDLPVVYLTANSDPETLRRAKVTEPFGYVLKPYEDRDLQTALEMALYKHKMERRLRENERWLAATLGSIGDGVIATDEAGRVRFMNALAERLTGWPAAGAVGLPVAEVFPVAAERTREPVANPALDALSTGRPAALAEGTVLIRRDGAALPVDDSAAPICGPDGHVSGAVLVFRDATERRRMEEHLRQAAKMEAVGRLAGGIAHDFNNIMTVIAGFSDLILSDALHPADARAHLLEVKAASERAAGLTRQILAFSRKQTLLPCVLSLNTVLRDTAGMVRRLVGAHVEYVTEPDPRLGLVTADPAQLTQVVMNLALNARDAMPAGGTLTARTAPVRVGGAPGPIPGLPPGEYAVLEMADTGEGMSDEVRERIFEPFFTTKGPQSSGLGLSTVYGVIKQTGGDITVESALGRGTTFRVFLPVTAPTPEAATAVSPDRGTETVLVVDDDPGVRRVVTLLLSQKGYAVLDAGSGAEALELLAAANRPVHLLLTDVVMPEMSGGVLAERVRALRPGVRVLFVSGYSEDALVERGLAQATATLLAKPFTATALTRAVREAIDRPL
- a CDS encoding response regulator — encoded protein: MLAPVGSLVLVVDDDPAVRAVVSLMVTHLGHTALVATCGAEAVALAAERNPTAALLDVRMPGMDGPATLDALRAFDPAIQCAFLTGHPGEYAEGELYGRGAVAVLAKPVTLTTLGAALDRALSPVTV
- a CDS encoding PAS domain S-box protein, with amino-acid sequence MHTRAARRPWAVALGLAVAYVATARLGLLLALPPDFKATAVWPPSGLALAAVLLTRFRAWPGVWLGAFAANLWDAFSPNRSGPFAAHLISSAVIATGSTLQALAGAGLIRSLVGPAGALDRARDAFRFVAIVPLTCLIGATAGACAVGATGPGGWAVAPAVWWTWWIGDIAGALVVAPVVLCVARGDRPRRPSAEAGALFALLIGSCALVFGGWVGGGAAPLAYLSLPLLVWAAVRFGPRGATLAVVVIAAFAVWATVRGTGPFVHADFHQALLLLDVFLAVVVVTSLVLSAVLREREAAVAALRASEAKFRHLTEAMPQIVWATAPDGGTAYLNRRWTEYTGLTGLSDAALALALHPDDEPKMRAAWATAQAAGGEFQHEFRLRAATGAYRWFLARAVPVPGPGGWLGTSTDIDDLKRAQADLARQRAELQLILDTVPALIFYKDRRHRLVRVNNEMARVVGLPPDALLGHTDSELGAPHASDYRRQEEEIMRDGGPARTAVEPLFTFTGTRWLQTTKVPYRDDTGRVIGLLGLSVDVTEQKQAEAEVRRLNEELERRVAERTAVAEARARELQSAVDALREQKQLLETILDSLGDAVLVADRDGRVLLQNRAFQRLHPVPAEHVTADVAQRYGVYLPDGVTPCPLDRLPIVRAVRGESCDDVELVIVDAARPDGVPVSVTGRPVVGPNGIEGGVIVIRDVSAARRSEAALRESEARFRAIFDQSFQFIGLMSTDGTLLEANRTALAAAGLSDADVIGKPFWDTAWWAHDPEQQARLRDAVARAAGGETIRFEATHAAADGAPIRVDFSLKPFCDHTGAVRLLIPEGRDITAIRRAAEELAATEALLRQFIKHAPAAIAMLDAGMRYVQASDRWLTDYKLSDRDIIGRSHYDVFPDAPERWKAVHRRVLAGAVEACPEEPFPRADGAVEWLQWECRPWRAAGGEVGGLIMFTQVVTARVRADEALRESEARFRGAFDHAPIGIALVSPEGRWLKANQALCQMLGYEPGELLATDFQTITHPDDLSADVAQVEQVLSGALAAYQMEKRYIHKGGHTIHALLAVSLVRGARGEPLYFVSQIKDITERKRAETELREQAAFIQGVLDAMPAHIAVLDRSGELIAVNHAWRATAEGARRPDGRGPHSGLGTNYLDVCARSAAAGCADAAAAAELIRQVLDGRAERASFDYSCHTRAARRWFLMNVAPLRHGRGAVVVSHTDVTDRRLAEERRRESEERSRSILDHSPAVVYLKDLDGRYQFVNRRGCELLGLPPEAWVGRTARELFPPDLADRFEASDRGARAAMRAQEVEEHATLPDGRAVTMLTIQFPLFGSDGRPYAICGIATDVTERKRAEAALRASEEQYRTVVQALAEGVVVQDRGGAIVACNDRAAEILGLTREQMVGRTSRDPRWQAVREDGSPFPGEEHPALAVLRTGRPQFNTLMGVYTPAGAPRWVSVNAVPLAGPQPTGAAVVTSFHDVTAVREANDRLRASVREKEVMLKEIHHRVKNNLQIISTLLELQCDGLTDPAAVAAFRESRGRVRSMSLIHERLYRSENLAAVEFGPYLRGLAEDLFRAYRADDEAVRLELTVSAPPLPLDLAIPCGLLVNELVSNCLKYAFAGRPRGNIQVSLVRAGAGAFVLTVADDGVGMPAGFDIENAPSFGLQLVSTLAAQLRGAVELGPGPGTRVTVQFPARG
- a CDS encoding serine/threonine-protein kinase — translated: MHPTRILPNAEPRGEPAFESDGTDLPTAHLPAAAPPVLTPAPRGSVGPLFVSSFSGAPSLSGSLWSDWDDSDRGGLSAGGRRPPRVGDTLCGFELVGELGRGAFARVYLARQQALAGREVALKVTQRPTHEAERLARLQHTNIVPVYSVHADQGVQLICMPFLGKVTIADLLRAHRADRSSRGAGRKTSGTRAARTTVGDNRGSGSDGRTAAPRLPAWTWAADGPPPIVGDPRAVVHALAQLAAGLSHAHQRRILHLDIKPANVLLADTGEPMLLDFNLAFDATRPDRDVVGGTMPYMAPEQLHNMRTRGTGALDDRTDLYGLGAMAFEMLTGELPFASGTRGPKVIEEQLAARLRPLPSLRARNPEVSPAVEAIVHKLLAPAPADRYQTANELCADLDRHLNDLPLAYARESSAAERFGKWRRRNPGLVVRLMVACLIGLALGLGGAVHQRAEGNARAGAVEQARAARAALDAARLDLTLVGDPSATARGVKRTEELVAAYGCDVPEWQSRPGVRRLTEAERATLAGDLGELMFLLAQVKWSETDALPESERRQRAEDAWKLNRAARDCFVPDEVPPAIERQAALIAPRVGEEVRTADLPAPLAVSGTRGAFLEAAFALRVGRYATAVPLLEALVGEQPAHGAAQFCLAYSLHQQGHYARALERYDVARALLPKDPRPLFGRGLIYGLRTKPELAEAEFTKALALDPGHAESYRNRGLVRFRLAKRDEPFASKAAAVRAKFEESVADYTAALDRGSSEFQLLLLRATSRQAFDPAGATADRTAAQALEPKTEMDYLVRGWGRRDEDPKGALADLRKAAALNPRSVVALQNQAHILADRLKDPAGALVVTKRVVELSPDFAPGRAGHAIILARLGRRTDAHKEIEQARLLSNDAAVLYQAACVYSLTSVEEPADRLEALKLLRRAIREGFTGLNQLAADPDLIPLRTQPEFQAVYSAAENLFR